The genomic DNA GGCGTAGCGCTGCTTCAAGGCGCCGATCACCTTGCCCATGTCCTTGATGCTGTTGGCCGACAGCTCCTCGATCGTGTTGTCGACCGCGCTGACCACTTCGGCCTCGTCGAGCTCCTTGGGCAGGAAGCGCTTGATCACCTCGATCTCGCTGGTCTCCCGCTCGACCAGGTCCGGCCGGTCGCCGTTGCGATAGGCCTCGATGGAGTCGCGCCTCTGGCGAATCATCTTCTGCAGCAGCTCGAGGATTTCTTCCTCCGCGACCCCATCGCAATTGCCCTTGGCGCGCGCGTCCAGGTCGCGGTCCTTGAGCGCGGCCAAGATCAAGCGCAG from Kiloniellales bacterium includes the following:
- a CDS encoding GatB/YqeY domain-containing protein — translated: MLRARLNEELKQALKANEKIAVSTLRLILAALKDRDLDARAKGNCDGVAEEEILELLQKMIRQRRDSIEAYRNGDRPDLVERETSEIEVIKRFLPKELDEAEVVSAVDNTIEELSANSIKDMGKVIGALKQRYAGRMDFAKASRIAKQRLA